One window of the Methanocaldococcus sp. genome contains the following:
- a CDS encoding LL-diaminopimelate aminotransferase, translating into MNSYIQNLFAERIGGKKFGKEDVIYKFEKIKRAKQEAMKRHPDMELIDMGVGEPDEMADPEVIRVLCEEAKKWENRGYADNGIQELKDAVPPYMEKVYGVKGIDPVNEVIHSMGSKPALAYITSAFINPGDICLMTVPGYPVTATHTKWYGGEVYNLPLLEENDFLPDLDSIPEDIKKRAKILYLNYPNNPTGAQATKKFYKEVVDFAFENEVIVVQDAAYGALVYDGKPLSFLSVKDAKEVGVEIHSFSKAFNMTGWRLAFLVGNELIIKAFATVKDNFDSGQFIPIQKAGIYCLQHPEITERVRQKYERRLRKMVKILREVGFNARMPGGTFYLYVKSPIKANGIEFKTAEDFSQYLIKEKLISTVPWDDAGHYLRLAACFVAKDEKGNPTTEEKYEDRVLEEFKRRLEDLDLEFE; encoded by the coding sequence ATGAATAGTTATATACAAAATTTATTTGCTGAAAGAATTGGTGGAAAAAAGTTTGGTAAAGAGGATGTAATTTACAAGTTTGAAAAGATAAAGAGGGCTAAGCAAGAAGCAATGAAAAGACATCCAGATATGGAATTAATTGATATGGGTGTTGGAGAACCTGATGAAATGGCTGACCCAGAGGTTATAAGAGTTTTATGTGAAGAGGCTAAAAAATGGGAAAATAGAGGTTATGCAGATAATGGAATTCAGGAATTAAAAGATGCTGTCCCTCCATATATGGAAAAGGTTTATGGAGTTAAAGGTATTGATCCAGTGAATGAAGTTATACACTCAATGGGTTCAAAGCCAGCATTGGCATATATAACTTCAGCATTTATCAACCCAGGAGATATTTGTTTAATGACAGTTCCTGGCTATCCAGTTACAGCAACCCACACAAAGTGGTATGGAGGAGAAGTTTATAATCTTCCATTGTTAGAAGAAAATGATTTCTTGCCAGATTTGGATAGCATTCCAGAAGATATTAAGAAGAGAGCAAAGATATTGTATTTAAATTATCCTAACAATCCTACTGGGGCACAGGCTACAAAGAAATTTTATAAGGAAGTTGTTGATTTTGCATTTGAAAATGAAGTTATAGTTGTTCAAGATGCCGCTTATGGGGCATTAGTTTATGATGGAAAGCCTTTATCATTTTTATCAGTTAAAGATGCAAAAGAGGTTGGGGTTGAAATTCACAGTTTTTCAAAAGCGTTTAATATGACTGGGTGGAGATTAGCATTTTTAGTAGGTAACGAGTTAATTATTAAAGCATTTGCAACAGTTAAAGACAACTTTGATAGTGGGCAATTTATTCCAATACAAAAGGCAGGAATATACTGCTTACAACACCCAGAAATAACTGAAAGAGTTAGACAAAAATATGAGAGGAGATTAAGGAAAATGGTTAAGATATTAAGAGAAGTTGGCTTTAATGCAAGAATGCCGGGTGGAACATTCTACTTGTATGTTAAATCTCCAATAAAGGCAAATGGAATTGAATTTAAAACTGCTGAGGACTTTTCTCAATATTTAATTAAGGAAAAATTAATATCAACAGTTCCATGGGATGATGCAGGGCATTATTTAAGATTAGCCGCATGCTTTGTGGCAAAAGATGAAAAAGGAAATCCTACAACAGAAGAGAAGTATGAAGATAGGGTTTTAGAAGAATTTAAGAGAAGATTAGAGGATTTGGACTTAGAATTTGAATAA
- a CDS encoding DUF4870 domain-containing protein, with product MALGLDRNIEGALCYLLFWISGLIFLLLEKEDDFVRFHAMQSFITFLSLSIINIIISKIPIIGWIISALINIAIIILWIVGMFKAYNGEKYKFPIFGDLAEKYYREFLR from the coding sequence ATGGCATTAGGATTAGATAGAAATATAGAAGGGGCACTATGTTATTTATTATTTTGGATTAGTGGATTAATATTTTTATTGTTGGAAAAAGAGGATGATTTTGTTAGATTTCACGCTATGCAGTCTTTTATAACCTTTTTGTCATTAAGCATAATAAATATAATTATTTCTAAGATCCCAATTATTGGATGGATAATTTCAGCATTAATAAATATTGCTATAATAATCTTATGGATTGTTGGAATGTTTAAAGCATACAACGGAGAAAAATATAAATTTCCAATTTTTGGAGACCTTGCAGAAAAATATTATAGAGAGTTTTTAAGATAA
- the bioB gene encoding biotin synthase BioB, translated as MEILDYLEKSLKNKISFEDALYLYNNFSVIDLLYLSFKLKSKINKDIKLCSIMNAKSGKCSEDCIFCSQSIHNKCKIPIYPLKSKREILEYAKKIEIENNKIENKYKNKKLKIERFSIVVSGKKINDDEFTEIVESIELIKEETNLKVCCSLGLLDKEKLKELKKLDVRIHNNLETSKNYFKNICSTHSYEDKVKVIKEAKKIGLEVCSGGIFGLGESLYDRISLAFELKELNVDSVPINILHPIEGTKVYEKIKSGVIKVISIPEILKSIAIFKIIMPYTEIRLAGGRIYNLKDYQSYALMALNGLMVGNYLTTKGRNLEDDLNMILNFYNLEE; from the coding sequence ATGGAAATTTTAGACTATTTAGAAAAATCATTAAAAAATAAAATAAGTTTTGAAGACGCTTTATATCTTTATAACAATTTTAGTGTAATTGATTTATTATATCTATCTTTTAAATTAAAAAGTAAAATAAACAAAGATATTAAACTATGTTCAATAATGAATGCTAAAAGTGGAAAGTGTTCAGAAGATTGTATTTTTTGCTCACAATCAATTCACAATAAATGTAAAATTCCAATATATCCATTAAAATCAAAAAGAGAAATCTTAGAATACGCTAAAAAAATTGAAATTGAGAATAATAAAATTGAAAATAAATATAAAAATAAAAAGTTAAAAATTGAGAGATTCAGCATAGTTGTTAGTGGTAAAAAAATTAATGATGATGAATTTACAGAAATTGTTGAATCTATTGAACTAATAAAAGAAGAAACCAACCTAAAAGTGTGCTGTTCCTTGGGATTATTGGATAAAGAAAAATTAAAAGAATTAAAAAAGTTAGATGTTAGAATTCACAACAACTTAGAGACATCAAAAAATTACTTTAAAAATATATGTTCTACTCATTCTTATGAAGATAAGGTTAAAGTTATTAAAGAGGCGAAAAAAATTGGATTGGAAGTTTGCAGTGGTGGAATCTTTGGATTAGGAGAGAGTTTATATGATAGAATAAGTTTAGCCTTTGAACTTAAAGAGTTAAATGTAGATAGTGTCCCAATAAACATTTTGCATCCTATTGAAGGCACTAAGGTTTATGAAAAAATAAAAAGTGGAGTTATAAAGGTAATAAGTATTCCAGAAATTTTAAAGTCAATAGCAATTTTTAAGATAATTATGCCATACACTGAAATAAGGCTCGCCGGTGGAAGAATATATAATTTAAAAGATTATCAATCCTATGCCTTAATGGCTTTAAATGGCTTAATGGTTGGAAACTACTTAACTACAAAAGGAAGGAATTTAGAAGATGACTTAAATATGATTTTAAATTTTTATAATTTGGAGGAGTAA
- a CDS encoding UPF0280 family protein, giving the protein MWFKKRIIIKETNILLKVDDIKYFKIAEDIIMENRLELERYILKNNLFLTSYTPIYVEDDAPEIVKLMAMAGLIANVGPMASVAGAISEMVVKNINAKNIIAENGGDICLRAKRDVVVGLYAGNSKITGKVGFKLKKEKIKNIYGVCTSSATVGHSISFGEADAVTVFAKSSAIADAAATAICNASRGRDVEDMIFNALEKADEIDKIDGVFVVVKDKVGIKGKIPELVKTDIKVTLGEFFDIY; this is encoded by the coding sequence ATGTGGTTCAAAAAAAGAATTATTATTAAAGAGACAAACATTCTTTTAAAGGTTGATGATATTAAATATTTCAAAATTGCTGAAGATATTATAATGGAAAATAGATTAGAATTAGAAAGATATATATTAAAAAATAATCTCTTTTTAACATCATACACTCCAATTTATGTGGAAGATGATGCTCCAGAAATAGTAAAGTTAATGGCTATGGCTGGATTAATAGCAAATGTTGGCCCAATGGCAAGCGTTGCTGGGGCAATATCTGAGATGGTTGTTAAAAATATAAATGCTAAAAATATTATCGCTGAAAATGGTGGAGATATTTGTTTAAGAGCTAAAAGAGATGTTGTAGTTGGGTTATATGCTGGAAATTCTAAAATTACTGGGAAAGTTGGATTTAAATTAAAAAAAGAGAAAATTAAAAATATTTATGGTGTTTGTACTTCATCAGCAACCGTAGGGCATTCCATAAGTTTTGGTGAGGCTGATGCAGTAACTGTTTTTGCCAAAAGTTCTGCTATAGCAGATGCTGCGGCAACAGCAATATGTAACGCTTCAAGAGGTAGAGATGTGGAGGATATGATATTTAATGCTTTGGAAAAGGCTGATGAAATTGACAAAATAGATGGAGTTTTTGTTGTTGTTAAAGATAAAGTAGGTATTAAAGGAAAAATTCCAGAGTTGGTTAAGACAGATATAAAAGTAACTTTGGGAGAGTTTTTTGATATCTATTAA
- the ahcY gene encoding adenosylhomocysteinase, with protein sequence MYEVRDINLWKEGEKKIQWAKRHMPVLGLIRERFKEEKPFEGITIGMALHLEAKTAVLAETLMEGGAEIAITGCNPLSTQDDVAAACAKNGMHVYAWRGETIEEYYRNLNKVLDHKPDIVIDDGCDLIFLLHTKRTELLDNIMGGCEETTTGIIRLKAMEKEGALKFPVMDVNDAYTKHLFDNRYGTGQSALDGILRATNLLISGKTVVVAGYGWCGRGVAMRAKGLGAEVVVTEVNPIRALEARMDGFRVMKMDEAAKIGDIFITTTGCKDVIRKEHILKMKDGAILANAGHFDNEINKQHLKEMAKSIKEVRNCVTEYDLGDKKIYLLGEGRLVNLACADGHPCEVMDMSFANQALAAEYILKNHEKLEPKVYNIPYEQDLMIAKLKLKSMGIEIDELTEEQKRYLEDWREGT encoded by the coding sequence ATGTATGAAGTTAGAGACATAAATCTTTGGAAAGAGGGAGAGAAAAAAATTCAGTGGGCTAAAAGGCATATGCCTGTTTTAGGTTTAATTAGAGAAAGATTTAAAGAAGAGAAGCCATTTGAGGGTATAACAATAGGTATGGCTTTGCATTTAGAGGCAAAAACTGCTGTTTTGGCAGAGACATTAATGGAGGGAGGGGCAGAAATTGCTATAACTGGATGTAATCCATTATCTACACAAGATGATGTAGCAGCAGCATGTGCAAAAAATGGAATGCACGTATATGCTTGGAGAGGAGAAACTATTGAAGAATATTATAGGAATTTAAATAAAGTTTTAGACCATAAACCAGACATTGTTATAGACGATGGTTGTGATTTAATATTTTTGTTACATACAAAGAGAACTGAGCTCTTAGACAATATAATGGGAGGTTGTGAAGAGACAACTACTGGAATCATTAGATTGAAGGCAATGGAAAAAGAAGGGGCATTAAAATTTCCAGTTATGGATGTAAATGATGCCTATACAAAGCATCTATTTGACAATAGATACGGAACTGGGCAGAGTGCTTTAGATGGTATTTTAAGAGCTACAAATTTGTTAATATCTGGAAAAACTGTTGTTGTAGCTGGATATGGATGGTGTGGTAGAGGAGTAGCAATGAGAGCTAAAGGTTTGGGGGCAGAGGTTGTAGTTACCGAAGTAAATCCAATAAGAGCGTTAGAGGCGAGAATGGATGGATTTAGAGTTATGAAAATGGATGAGGCCGCAAAAATAGGAGACATATTTATAACTACAACTGGATGTAAAGATGTTATCAGAAAGGAGCATATATTGAAAATGAAGGATGGAGCAATTTTGGCAAATGCTGGACACTTTGATAATGAAATTAACAAACAACACTTAAAAGAGATGGCAAAGTCAATAAAAGAAGTAAGAAACTGCGTAACTGAGTATGATTTAGGAGATAAAAAAATATATCTCCTCGGAGAGGGTAGGTTAGTTAATTTAGCCTGTGCAGATGGACATCCCTGTGAAGTTATGGATATGAGTTTTGCAAATCAGGCTTTGGCGGCAGAGTATATTTTAAAAAATCATGAAAAATTAGAGCCAAAGGTTTATAACATTCCTTACGAGCAGGACTTAATGATAGCAAAATTAAAGTTAAAATCTATGGGAATAGAAATTGATGAACTAACTGAGGAGCAAAAAAGGTATTTAGAAGATTGGAGAGAAGGAACTTAA
- the tpiA gene encoding triose-phosphate isomerase, producing MLIIINYKTYKESIGSKGLEIAKAAGKVSEESGITIGVAPQFVDLRYIIENTSIPVYAQHIDNITPGSHTGHILPEAIKDCGCKGTLINHSEKRMLLADIEAIINRCKTLELETVVCTNNVNTSKAVATLNPDYIAVEPPELIGTGIPVSKANPEIVEGTVKAVKEINKDIKVLCGAGISKGEDVKAAIDLGAEGVLLASGVVKAKNVEEAIRELIKYI from the coding sequence ATGCTAATAATAATAAACTACAAAACATACAAGGAAAGTATTGGTAGTAAAGGTTTAGAAATAGCAAAGGCTGCTGGAAAAGTTAGTGAAGAGAGTGGAATCACAATAGGAGTAGCACCTCAATTTGTAGATTTGAGATATATTATAGAGAATACATCAATTCCTGTTTATGCTCAACATATAGATAATATAACTCCAGGAAGTCATACTGGGCATATATTACCTGAGGCTATTAAAGATTGTGGATGTAAAGGAACTTTAATAAATCACTCAGAAAAGAGGATGTTATTGGCAGATATTGAGGCAATTATAAATAGATGTAAAACTCTCGAATTGGAAACAGTTGTTTGTACAAATAATGTAAATACATCTAAGGCTGTTGCTACTTTAAATCCTGACTATATTGCTGTTGAACCTCCTGAACTTATAGGAACTGGAATTCCAGTTTCAAAGGCAAATCCAGAAATAGTTGAAGGAACTGTTAAGGCAGTTAAAGAAATAAACAAAGATATTAAAGTTTTATGTGGAGCGGGAATATCAAAAGGAGAGGATGTTAAAGCGGCAATTGATTTAGGAGCAGAGGGAGTTTTATTGGCATCTGGTGTTGTTAAGGCAAAAAATGTAGAAGAGGCAATAAGAGAGTTGATAAAGTATATTTAA
- a CDS encoding methylated-DNA--[protein]-cysteine S-methyltransferase, with amino-acid sequence MKYYIVHIEDYFIGMIFKGNQLVRNTIPLRKEEIFKFFNGKIIENPEGKYLETAEILLKLYFGEMDDKEARNIINYKLEVPEFTKKVLEIVKNIEFGETICYGDIAKKLNTSPRAVGISLKRNPLPLIIPCHRVVSKNSLGGYSYGVEKKKFILERERLKKMRKN; translated from the coding sequence ATGAAATATTATATAGTTCATATTGAAGATTATTTCATTGGGATGATATTTAAAGGTAATCAATTAGTTAGGAATACTATTCCTTTGAGAAAAGAGGAAATATTTAAATTTTTTAATGGAAAGATTATAGAAAATCCAGAAGGCAAATATTTAGAAACTGCTGAAATTTTATTAAAACTATACTTTGGAGAAATGGATGATAAAGAAGCGAGAAATATAATAAATTACAAATTGGAAGTTCCAGAATTTACTAAAAAAGTTTTGGAGATTGTTAAGAATATTGAATTTGGAGAAACTATTTGTTATGGAGACATTGCCAAAAAACTAAATACATCTCCAAGAGCTGTAGGAATATCTTTAAAAAGAAATCCACTACCTTTGATAATACCTTGCCATAGAGTTGTATCTAAAAATTCTTTGGGTGGCTATTCTTATGGAGTAGAAAAGAAAAAATTTATATTAGAACGAGAACGATTAAAGAAAATGAGAAAAAATTAA
- the rimI gene encoding ribosomal protein S18-alanine N-acetyltransferase has product MIIRKFTTKDLEDVEEIERESFKNPYPTELVLGLWAMYPNCFYVAEINGKVVGYILGSMDWGNGHIVSLAVKKEFRGKGIGKSLLKTLEDYYFNVANCNYIVLEVRVSNIIARKFYYKMGYKDRRLLPKYYEDGEDAILMIKKKPNAKGVLIISLW; this is encoded by the coding sequence ATGATAATTAGAAAATTTACGACCAAAGATTTAGAAGATGTTGAAGAAATAGAAAGAGAATCTTTTAAAAATCCATATCCTACTGAATTAGTTTTAGGATTATGGGCTATGTATCCAAACTGTTTTTATGTTGCCGAAATTAATGGAAAAGTTGTTGGCTATATATTAGGAAGTATGGATTGGGGTAATGGGCATATTGTTTCCCTCGCTGTAAAAAAAGAGTTTAGGGGCAAAGGAATAGGTAAGAGTTTATTAAAAACTTTGGAAGATTACTATTTTAATGTGGCAAACTGTAATTATATTGTCTTAGAGGTTAGAGTTTCCAACATTATCGCAAGAAAATTTTATTATAAAATGGGTTATAAAGATAGGAGATTACTTCCAAAATATTATGAAGATGGAGAAGATGCCATATTGATGATAAAAAAGAAACCAAATGCTAAAGGAGTGTTAATAATCTCATTATGGTGA
- the hisA gene encoding 1-(5-phosphoribosyl)-5-[(5-phosphoribosylamino)methylideneamino]imidazole-4-carboxamide isomerase — MIVIPAVDLKDKKCVQLIQGDPNKKHLEINNPVEVAKKFVNEGAEYLHIIDLDAALGSGNNRDIIKEIVKSVNVPVEVGGGIRSLEVAKELINIGVDRIILGTKAILEPDFVDVLNKEIGKNKIVLAVECKNGKVAVKGWKETVDKTPIQVIKEFENKVGYILFTNVDVEGLLKGINIDIVKDLVENTEIPIIYSGGVTTLKDIEILKDIGVYGVVIGSALYKGYINLVDAIKIAKK; from the coding sequence ATGATAGTAATTCCAGCAGTTGATTTAAAAGACAAAAAATGCGTTCAATTAATTCAAGGGGATCCAAATAAAAAGCATTTAGAAATTAATAATCCTGTGGAAGTTGCAAAAAAGTTTGTTAATGAAGGGGCTGAGTATTTGCATATTATAGATTTAGATGCCGCATTAGGTAGTGGAAACAATAGAGACATTATTAAAGAGATTGTAAAATCTGTCAATGTTCCCGTAGAAGTTGGTGGAGGTATAAGGAGTTTAGAAGTTGCTAAAGAATTAATAAATATAGGAGTTGATAGAATTATATTAGGAACTAAGGCTATTTTAGAACCAGATTTTGTAGATGTGTTAAATAAAGAAATTGGTAAAAATAAAATTGTTTTGGCAGTTGAATGTAAAAATGGTAAAGTGGCAGTTAAAGGTTGGAAAGAGACAGTAGATAAAACTCCAATCCAAGTTATTAAAGAATTTGAAAATAAGGTTGGATATATTTTATTTACAAATGTTGATGTTGAAGGATTATTGAAGGGAATTAATATAGATATAGTTAAAGATTTAGTTGAAAATACAGAAATTCCAATTATTTATTCTGGTGGGGTTACAACATTAAAAGATATTGAGATTTTAAAAGATATTGGAGTTTATGGAGTAGTTATAGGCTCTGCTCTTTATAAAGGATATATTAATTTAGTTGATGCTATAAAAATAGCAAAAAAGTAA
- a CDS encoding molybdenum cofactor biosynthesis protein MoaE yields MKNIIITNNFKEFNKKVEEYIEKYKGKFGCIVSFNGFVREYDVIDGKKIPSKGMKIYDDIFEKLKVIVNEAKNKFDVIDIVIYHNTGFLNIGDRVMSIAVFARHRDEGFKALEYIIKEAKKYH; encoded by the coding sequence GTGAAGAATATAATCATTACTAACAACTTTAAAGAGTTTAATAAAAAGGTTGAAGAATATATTGAAAAGTATAAAGGAAAATTTGGATGTATTGTATCATTTAATGGATTTGTTAGAGAATATGATGTAATAGATGGTAAAAAAATTCCATCAAAAGGTATGAAGATATATGATGATATTTTTGAAAAATTAAAAGTTATAGTAAATGAGGCAAAAAATAAGTTTGATGTTATAGACATTGTGATATATCACAATACTGGATTTTTAAATATTGGAGATAGAGTTATGTCAATAGCTGTTTTTGCAAGGCATAGAGATGAAGGTTTTAAAGCTTTGGAATATATTATAAAGGAAGCAAAAAAATATCACTAA
- the hypF gene encoding carbamoyltransferase HypF, which translates to MKIKIKVKGIVQGVGFRPFVYRIAKKNNLKGYVKNMGNYVEIYVEGRKEDIDNFIKDLKNKKPPLSRIDSLEIIECNDIINFNDFYIIESENSNFEEEGTIPADVSICEECLKEMFDKNDRRYRYPFIACTNCGPRFTIVEKLPYDRENTSMRDFPLCKKCLKEYKNPLDRRFHAQATCCPVCGPKVFLSDGKNIIAEKDDAIKEAVKLLEEGNILAIKGIGGTHLCCKVSEDEPVLNLRKRLNRPTQPFAVMSKIEYINLFAEVDETEKNSLLSPSRPIVVLRKNQNYNKYFSEYVSNLDTIGVMLPYSGLHYLLFDKEIAYVMTSANLPGLPMVKDNDEILEKLDGIADYFLLHNRRIVNRCDDSVIKKVGNRFVFLRRSRGYAPEPIEVNVYNDKNILCVGPELNSTACIVKRNKFYLTQYIGNTSKYETFCYLKDAIDRILKLTNTKKIDVIVCDLHPQYNSTKLAEELSEKFGVEIFRVQHHFAHAYSLLGDNNYFDDAVILSLDGVGYGLDGNIWGGEILLFKDGKLKRVGHLEEQYQLGGDLATKYPLRMLLSILYNAIGDEAFNFIKRYNFFSEKELNILKFQLEKKINCPLTTSTGRVLDAVSSLLGVCFVKTYDGEPSIRLEPIANKFKENIEVEPKIKNNILNTTELIYKAYEMFVNGDSLSKIAHYAHIYIADGLFNIVKKIADKYGIETIGITGGVSYNKIITERILNNANKENLNFIYHKRVPNGDGGISFGQGIGYIINES; encoded by the coding sequence ATGAAAATAAAAATTAAAGTTAAAGGTATAGTTCAGGGTGTAGGTTTTAGACCTTTTGTTTATAGAATTGCTAAAAAAAATAATCTAAAAGGCTATGTAAAAAACATGGGTAACTATGTAGAAATATATGTTGAAGGTAGAAAAGAAGACATTGATAACTTTATTAAAGATTTAAAAAATAAAAAGCCCCCATTATCAAGAATTGATTCATTGGAAATTATAGAGTGTAATGATATTATAAATTTTAATGATTTTTACATTATTGAAAGTGAAAACTCTAATTTTGAGGAAGAGGGAACTATCCCTGCTGATGTATCAATATGTGAAGAATGTTTAAAGGAAATGTTTGATAAAAATGATAGAAGATACAGATATCCATTCATTGCCTGCACAAATTGTGGGCCAAGATTTACTATTGTTGAAAAACTACCTTATGATAGAGAAAATACTTCAATGAGAGATTTTCCACTATGTAAAAAATGTTTAAAAGAATACAAAAATCCATTAGATAGAAGATTTCACGCTCAGGCAACCTGTTGCCCAGTTTGTGGGCCAAAAGTTTTTTTGAGTGATGGTAAAAATATTATAGCTGAGAAAGATGATGCTATTAAAGAGGCAGTAAAGTTATTGGAAGAAGGAAATATATTGGCTATAAAAGGAATTGGAGGAACTCATCTATGTTGTAAGGTTAGCGAAGATGAACCAGTTCTAAATTTAAGAAAAAGGTTGAATAGGCCAACTCAACCATTTGCTGTTATGAGTAAAATAGAATACATAAATTTATTTGCTGAGGTTGATGAGACTGAAAAAAATTCCTTATTATCTCCAAGTAGACCTATAGTGGTTTTAAGAAAAAATCAGAATTATAATAAATATTTTTCAGAGTATGTTTCTAACTTAGATACCATTGGTGTTATGCTACCTTACAGTGGATTACATTATCTTTTATTTGACAAAGAAATTGCTTATGTTATGACCTCTGCCAATCTACCCGGATTACCAATGGTTAAAGATAATGATGAAATTTTAGAGAAACTTGATGGTATTGCTGATTATTTTTTATTACACAATAGGAGGATAGTTAATAGATGTGACGACAGTGTTATCAAAAAAGTAGGTAATAGATTTGTCTTTTTAAGAAGGTCAAGAGGATATGCTCCTGAACCTATAGAGGTTAATGTATATAATGATAAAAATATTCTATGCGTTGGACCTGAGTTAAATTCAACTGCCTGTATAGTTAAAAGAAATAAGTTTTATTTAACTCAATATATTGGAAACACTTCTAAATATGAAACATTTTGCTATTTAAAAGATGCAATAGATAGAATTTTAAAATTAACTAACACAAAGAAAATTGATGTTATTGTATGTGATTTACATCCTCAGTATAACTCTACAAAATTGGCTGAAGAATTATCTGAAAAATTTGGAGTTGAAATTTTTAGAGTTCAACATCACTTTGCACACGCATATAGTTTATTAGGAGATAACAACTATTTTGATGATGCCGTTATTTTATCTTTAGATGGAGTAGGATATGGATTAGATGGAAATATATGGGGAGGAGAAATATTACTATTTAAAGATGGCAAATTAAAAAGAGTTGGGCATTTGGAAGAGCAATATCAGTTGGGAGGAGACTTAGCAACAAAGTATCCATTAAGAATGCTTTTATCAATATTATATAATGCCATAGGAGATGAAGCATTTAATTTTATAAAAAGATATAATTTCTTTTCAGAAAAAGAACTAAATATTTTAAAATTTCAACTTGAGAAAAAAATAAACTGCCCTTTAACAACATCCACTGGAAGAGTTTTAGATGCAGTCTCTTCATTGTTAGGAGTTTGTTTTGTTAAAACATATGATGGAGAACCAAGTATAAGATTAGAACCCATTGCTAATAAATTTAAAGAAAATATTGAGGTAGAGCCAAAAATAAAAAATAATATACTTAATACAACAGAACTAATCTATAAAGCCTATGAGATGTTTGTAAATGGAGATTCTTTAAGTAAAATAGCACACTACGCCCATATCTATATAGCTGATGGTTTGTTCAATATAGTCAAAAAAATAGCAGATAAGTATGGAATAGAAACAATAGGAATTACGGGAGGGGTTTCATATAATAAAATAATAACTGAAAGAATATTAAATAATGCTAATAAAGAAAATCTCAACTTCATATATCACAAAAGAGTTCCTAATGGAGATGGAGGTATTAGTTTTGGGCAAGGTATCGGATATATAATAAATGAGTCATAG